A single region of the Carassius gibelio isolate Cgi1373 ecotype wild population from Czech Republic chromosome A14, carGib1.2-hapl.c, whole genome shotgun sequence genome encodes:
- the LOC128026942 gene encoding protocadherin-20-like, producing the protein MTWTLLQWVLLLASAGQIHSHALRFITVEEQEAGVKIGSLSPSYSPPYRLLDERYVRVDESTGDLFTTERIDRETLCPSHQDGECTFSNTAVVSPNFEVVPMIIVVDDINDNAPIFERNEIPLVIPEDASIGTAFPLDDQAQDKDTGDNGAILYHLEDSDGFFSIRQDGHELELVVQRELDRETQENHFLVLVAVDKGSVPLSTTANLSVTVTDVDDNCPEFDADSPITATVPVLGVKGTAVAQLKATDKDLGQNAQITFSFSRQISDRAKALFHLDGHTGLISLAVDAQVDSPEEHALKVFANSPLCPPAQTQVTVYIQPAMSQEPTVKIKFVAEHKNQVIVLRENEPPTVLALLELEDTSTAKGTLSLDKNSMPFSLKPQASSYLLSTSKPLDFEMRGEYDVTLIISDPHGTHLHRREVIKVLVEDVNDNAPKFEQTRYEKDIKENNEPGVFLLRVQASDADSQQLGKVKYSLTNGGRFRIDEETGVISAAESLDREQQETYDLTVVARDGGEPSLESFAIVSINILDVNDNPPVFPTPHFYFFVSESIPQLSQVGKVTVSDADEGDNGKIVDLRILNDNVPFAIDLAQGSLRSTAEVDREKQDRYELLVVAVDGGSPVLSTTAKMTIFIEDVNDNQPQVLLPSSNLSCLTISPATQAGSMITKIYAIDEDSGMNSDITYQIIASKPALHSPFEIDQHSGNITLVQHLRGEDHGMHHLFIVVRDRGKPDPLQTTVWVNLQVNETLEKCHVNAIPEYTPPRLLPPMPVQDRCESNGWLIFYCGLCLMVISGCVLLAAVVVFMKRKNTKRKAEKNNAWQTGNLCELKPLN; encoded by the exons ATGACCTGGACTCTACTACAG TGGGTGCTTCTCTTGGCATCTGCTGGGCAAATCCATAGCCATGCACTGCGCTTCATCACCGTGGAGGAGCAAGAAGCAGGCGTTAAGATCGGAAGTCTAAGCCCAAGCTACTCACCTCCATACCGGCTCCTCGATGAAAGATACGTCCGGGTGGATGAGAGCACAGGGGATCTGTTCACAACAGAGCGCATAGACAGAGAGACCTTGTGTCCATCACATCAGGATGGGGAGTGTACTTTTTCAAACACTGCAGTCGTGAGTCCTAATTTTGAAGTAGTGCCCATGATCATTGTTGTGGATGATATTAATGACAACGCTCCTATTTTTGAGAGGAATGAGATTCCTCTAGTCATACCTGAAGATGCGTCAATTGGGACTGCTTTCCCACTGGATGACCAAGCCCAGGATAAGGATACGGGCGATAATGGTGCTATACTTTACCATTTAGAAGACTCTGATGGCTTTTTTAGCATCAGACAAGATGGACATGAACTGGAGCTGGTGGTACAAAGGGAACTAGACCGGGAAACTCAAGAAAACCACTTCTTGGTTCTAGTAGCTGTAGACAAAGGTTCAGTACCACTCAGCACTACAGCTAATCTCAGTGTAACGGTAACCGATGTTGATGACAATTGTCCGGAGTTTGATGCTGACAGTCCCATCACAGCCACTGTGCCAGTGTTAGGAGTCAAGGGCACTGCGGTGGCCCAGCTTAAAGCCACAGACAAAGACCTGGGCCAAAATGCCCAGATCACATTCTCCTTCAGCCGTCAGATCTCAGACAGAGCCAAAGCACTCTTTCACTTGGATGGACACACAGGCCTGATCAGCTTAGCTGTTGACGCGCAGGTTGACAGTCCTGAAGAGCATGCATTGAAAGTCTTTGCGAATAGCCCACTTTGCCCCCCTGCGCAAACTCAGGTAACCGTATACATTCAGCCAGCGATGAGCCAAGAGCCGACCGTAAAGATCAAGTTTGTCGCCGAGCATAAAAACCAAGTGATCGTGTTACGAGAAAACGAGCCCCCCACCGTCTTGGCGCTCTTGGAGCTGGAAGACACCTCTACTGCCAAAGGTACTCTGTCCTTAGATAAAAACAGCATGCCGTTTTCTTTGAAGCCGCAAGCAAGCAGCTATTTGCTTTCAACATCAAAACCCCTCGATTTTGAGATGCGCGGCGAGTATGATGTTACACTTATTATTTCTGATCCTCATGGCACACACCTGCACAGAAGGGAAGTGATCAAAGTGCTGGTCGAAGATGTGAATGATAATGCCCCAAAGTTTGAACAAACACGCTATGAAAAGGACATCAAGGAGAACAACGAGCCTGGAGTGTTTCTGCTGAGAGTCCAAGCTAGCGACGCAGACAGCCAGCAGCTCGGCAAAGTAAAGTACAGTCTTACAAATGGAGGACGTTTCAGAATTGACGAAGAGACGGGTGTGATTTCAGCAGCAGAGTCTTTGGACAGAGAACAGCAGGAGACGTACGACCTCACCGTTGTGGCCCGGGACGGAGGCGAGCCGTCTCTGGAGAGCTTTGCTATTGTGTCCATAAACATACTGGATGTGAATGACAATCCACCGGTCTTTCCAACCCCACATTTCTATTTCTTTGTGTCTGAGAGCATTCCACAACTTTCCCAAGTTGGGAAAGTCACAGTAAGTGACGCTGATGAAGGGGACAACGGCAAGATCGTGGATTTGCGTATTTTAAACGACAATGTCCCTTTTGCCATAGACCTGGCGCAGGGCTCGCTCCGCAGTACTGCTGAAGTCGACCGCGAGAAGCAAGACCGCTATGAGCTTCTGGTTGTAGCAGTAGACGGCGGCAGCCCAGTCCTTTCCACTACAGCAAAAATGACTATTTTTATAGAGGATGTCAATGATAATCAACCCCAGGTCCTTCTTCCTAGCAGTAACCTCTCCTGTCTGACCATATCCCCGGCTACTCAAGCAGGAAGCATGATAACAAAGATTTACGCCATCGATGAGGACTCAGGCATGAATTCGGATATCACTTACCAAATCATTGCATCCAAGCCGGCTCTCCACAGTCCCTTCGAGATTGACCAGCACTCAGGAAACATCACTCTGGTCCAGCACCTGCGCGGCGAGGACCACGGCATGCACCACCTCTTCATAGTCGTCCGCGACAGAGGAAAGCCAGACCCGCTGCAGACCACCGTGTGGGTCAACCTGCAGGTCAACGAGACTTTGGAAAAATGTCACGTGAATGCCATTCCGGAGTACACCCCACCACGACTGCTTCCTCCGATGCCTGTTCAAGACAGATGTGAATCAAATGGCTGGCTTATTTTT
- the LOC128027002 gene encoding regulator of cell cycle RGCC produces MSATNCSELDLELGDLLQEFDDVVSELSTPQASEHVLRDVKRHTALTEGDDSDYCSEASLVNSLNVSQEELNIPSLTTAPKARLGDTSDLQSFIDNLDKELAEM; encoded by the exons ATGTCTGCAACAAACTGTTCAG AGCTGGATCTGGAGCTGGGAGACTTACTGCAGGAGTTTGATGATGTTGTTTCGGAGCTGAGCACACCGCAGGCATCTGAACATGTGCTGAGAGATGTGAAGAGACACACAGCACTGACTGAAGGAGACGACTCAGACTACT gtagcgAGGCTTCGCTGGTAAACAGCTTGAATGTCAGTCAAGAGGAGCTCAACATCCCAAGCTTAACCACAGCCCCAAAAG CCCGGCTCGGGGACACCAGTGACCTACAGAGCTTCATTGATAACCTGGATAAAGAGCTTGCAG AGATGTGA